The genomic region aaattcattcttAAAGCATTCtcctttctcctttttttgtaGTGCCACACAGTTCTGGGAGACTTTGGCATCCCACCGGTCATCACGGATGCGTTAACTTTGCAGGAATATGCAAACAACGTGGTCGACGAGGTGCAAGCGATAGAAAACTCCTCCGCAGACATACCAACCGATGGACCAGAGCCAGACTTTAACGCGGCCGGGGTAGCCTTGAAGGCAGTGTTTGAGCAAATCGTGGTTCTGATGAGACCGATCGGTCAATCTCTCGGGAACCTCGCCGTCAATGATGTCGGTCCCGTGGAGACGCTCTTCGGTGACACCGACACCAAGATCGGTGCAATGCTGACCTTCATCGCCAATACGTTGCCGGGCTTGCTGGTACCGATTGAGCCGACGGTGAGCATATACGTGAGGAACGAGCTATACGACATGGGACAGACGATAAAGGGCAGCCTGGGGAAGCTAAGAAGTGCGCTCAATTCTCTCCGCACCGGAGTCATCAACGCACGAACGGCGGCGGCTTCCAATAGAGGCGTCTACACCAGCTCCATCATCCAGAACAACGTTAAGTCTAGCCTGGTGGATGCCGTGCTCAAGGCCACCCTAGATGTGCACGCAAATCTTCCCAGCGTGGAACTATCCGCAAGCGAGTCCGCACGTACCATCCTCACGGCGAACTTTTTCTTCGAGTCGGCGACCGCCATCGCGTCCGGTGAATCGATCAACGAGGTGTGGGAAGGCGAACTCCTGAATGACTATCAGCTCATAATGGACTTTAAGGCGGAACTCCAGGCGCTGGTAGACTCCGAGCTTCCTCTCGTGAAGAGTCGTTTGGGAAGTTTCGCGACCGAATTTAGCGCGCTGGTCGATCCGCTCGACACGCAGTACGACGAAGTGTCATCCGTGTTCGGCGATGTCCTCACCGGGATCGATGCGAACGTACTGAACGGCTACAAAACGCTCGTGGCGAGCGCTAACAACTTCATCAACGATGTGGTAGAGCATTTCTTTCCACCGATCGAACCGGCGATCAAGCAGGTGTCGCAAAGTCTGATCTCGCGGGGTCCCTACGGCGAGTACTGCTACGAGACGTTCTACCCGAAGGTGGAAGTTTACCTGAGCTCCGTCGAGATGTCCGTCGTGGGGTGCCTGAACACCGAGATTGACCGTCAGAAGTCCCTCCGGGAGGCACTGTTGGAGGTGATTTATGAGCTCAAGTTTTTCCTGGAGGATACCAACGAGTACCTCAACACTTGCTACCGGGTGTCGCAGTTTGACGAGCAGCTGGGCAACGAATGTCTCGAGGAGGTAGGACGGTACACTGGATAGGTGTTTGATAAACGTTGTGCTAACATTCTTACGCTCTGTTGCAGCATACCGACTTCTCGACGATCATCCCCTGTACCACGATCAAAGAGTACGCCACTCTGCTCGAGCTGCTCTGCAAGGAGGTCGACTCGATCCGGTTCCGACTGTGGAGATGCATGTCCCGCAACACCGCCCAGTTTCCCATCGCAGCCTCCAACATGCTGTTGCAGCTTGAGGCGTGCAGAATCAGCGGTCAGTTCTCACCGGTGTGAAAGTGAATCTGTTATCTGTTATAACTAAACCAAGAGTTGGTCCAAAGAAAATATCTTCTCTAGTTTctagggaagaaaaaaaccaaacagtgGCTTTTGggttggggagggaaaaaaactatTGACCACAAACcagaagaaaggaaggaaaaagtgtCCGCTTGATGACGATTAAAATGAGTTATGGCTTTGGGTTGGATGTAGCCACCACAGGCAGGTGTGCAATCGGGATGACCACGCGAACGCATCCAATTCTATCGTTCCGTTGGAAATGATAAATTCTGGTGTTCTACCttaggaaaaatggaaaaaggtaGGAGAATTAAGCGCAACATCGAGTTAAAGTTCATCTATCTCTCATCGTACAGGGACGCTGATGTTGCATCCCTCCAACAGGGAAAAGATCCCAACCCACTGTTTCGTACCGCAACCGTTTTGCGTCATCGATTGTGTATGTTTTATTGATTCGTTACGAAAGAGAGTCCTTTCCCGAAGCACGATCCTTTTTGAGTCCCGCGTACACCATTGTCCCTTCCGGGacgttgtggttgttgtgtgGGTTGCTTTCTACCACGTTTGGGGTGTTGCTTTCTTTGCTCTTAACCGCCGTTTAAACACGCCTGGAATTCCaggtggcgggaacgggaaaaagtagcccagattcgacagaatatccagcgggaacgagcttattcgcccgatctgtcaaagtgaagctttgtttacgttttagtttgtttacgtgatctaaattggcggcaggtaaaagtggaattgtgagtcattatcaaatataaagtttatgaatggtgttgttgagttcctcctccaaaattttgcgtcgaagactactcgcattttggtttctctccaacaacatcggccgcatccatatacgttgcccataccgacgttgttgtagcaagcgaatgaaacttttcatgaaacgtttcaattaagcaaatgcgtccgttcccgccgggtcgtagtttcgcgttttttaaacatagcgggaacgaaatccgttttttttcatatggagtttcccgtcgtccagcgggattcccgcgggacggcgggaatattcgtgcgaataccgctgtgtctagccgtcgctttACGGTTTGTCACCAATCGCGGTCAACCGTTGGCCATTACGCCACCGAACGGAGGCTAACGCTGTCCCTTGTTCTGTCCTTCCAAAGGGAGTGTGTGGAATGTACCGTCGTGCTGCATGGCAGCTGTTACAGGGTACACCGGGAGGCGGAGAACATGTTCGGTAAATGAATGACCAGCGGACAAACGGTCACATCCCTCCATGTCCTGCCGTCCCGATGTCCCGAACCGGGCACGATGGCAATGATAAATTAGTCACAGGGCGGAACGCGGCGCGTCTTAATTTGTACCAGCCCAGAATTCAGTCCTTCGtcctttttcccttccgtTGGTCCGTTGATTTTTTGCGAACGCCTGAAATATTCAAGCATTTCGAGGGAAATTCTCCGCTCTCTCCCCTCGCCAGGTGGAATGTTTTTGCGGACGCGGAGGAAGCATTACACTAAAAATCTCAATTCCAAATTAACGGTAATTGGCGCCCGGAGGGTAATTTTAAGGTATTTTTGGCCTGCTTTCAATGCCGTTGCGCTTAATAAACGCTGCAATGCGATGTCAGGTTCGTTACCCTTGTAAAGGAGACCTTGAAACTTATTTCTtttgttcgaaatgttacAGGGAATTGTCTTTCAATAGATTTTGCAATCAAAAACAATCCCAATTCGtgagaattatttttttaaattatgccGACATAAACAGTGTTGTAAAAATaacaaccacaccaaaatCTCCTTGAGCAAAATTTCTGCAAGACCATTATATCAACAAACATAAAAGTTtcaattaaaagaaataatataatgtttggcaaaataaacaaatttgcttttaaaaatagattcCATAGAAAACCATAAAATATGACCAATCTCTTTCGAAAATTTCTAAATATAAACAGGACAATATATTTCAAGATGGCCAAATATAAACAGGACAATTCTTAAACCATTTGATGACTAATATATAAGCCTGAAAGTATGGCACAACGGTAACTCCTCTGGTGTTGTTTTGATTCTTCTGAATGTTTAGCTAAGATTTTTCTAGTAACAAGACTCAAGTGCCAGTTTTGTtgttcaattaatttaattttatggaaaacttcatcttttatgaaaaaacaaatcgttgagaaaaataaactccatATTAATTgagtaaaaacatattttagaatTCATCACAATACCTTAACACTATTTGAATGATTCGAACAAGAAGATAGTGATTAAAGACTGCAATATAAGCTCCAACCGATTGGCCTGTgagaaaattgtgtttagagtGTATACATGTGTAATTCAAATCTCTCTTATAAGCTTCTTTTCGTACGATCCTTCCGTTTGAAGAGTTGtctcaaaataataataataaaaaaggctGCCGAGCGCAACGTAAAGGCGCGCATAAAAACATCGCGCACAAGATAACATCATCTCGATCTTCCTCGGTTCGCAagataaagatgaaaaattgacCTGACAGCGATGTGCATATAAACGATCTTCTCTTCCCCCTACCCCTACTCGAGGATGCAATCTTCCTCCGCCAAATGTGTCCCGGCGCGAGagacgagagaaaaaaaagaggcgatggcgatgatgatgaaaatatcGCTCGAAGCCATTCGAATCCAGCTTAAATATCCCCGGCGCGTTTGCTTTCACCGAAGTCGAGGACGGGATTTGCAGGCGGGATGGGGAAGCGCGTAAATTTAAATCACACCAAGCTGTTTACGAGCGACGCTTTTGACAAGGCTCGTTTTATGCATTTCCTTTTGGTCGATGAGTCGATCTGTTCTCGggtgtgcgtttttttattcctgcATCCCGCAAGCACATgggagtttgtgtgtgtgtgaaattgGGAAGATTgccaaaaaggaacaaaaaaaagcctgcagcagaagcagcctAGCACCAACAGCAGCCCGCAACAAGCTGACTGACAATGTCCTTGCGGGAGAACGTTGTGCACATCTTAAGTCTTTAACGAGGAAAATAAGATTGCCCGAGACGGGCGGAGAAGAATTAAAAACACGGGGGGGAAAACACCAAAAACAGCATCGAGTCAAATTAAACGTCtgagattaaattaaaaatgaaagatCTCAGCATAAGTGTGACTCGCCATAAACAACGATGGGAAAGATGggataaaaacaaaccggtgAACGGAAAGGAATGACCACTGCTCGCCACCGAGATTTCGCCGTTGGAAGATATTTTCGGATCCCAGAAACCAGAAACCCGAACAATCTTAACCGggtgtaaataaaaacatcataaacataaatgaaTAAGCATCAAAATTCACACTTTTCCACACTTGCCCGTGGTCCTTGTTAAGCTTTGCTTTTTtactgtgtttttatttcgctttttCGGAAACGCATCTCGTGCCGTTCCGCCCAGCGAAGTAGCGAAGGAGTAAAATGATCCTTTACTCGTGACTGACGGATTTAAGAATGTTACCCTGCGTCCCCGAATGTCTGGATAGTATTTCCACCGAACTGGTTGGTGACGGATTAATACAAAAGGACCTCAATTCATTATGAATCAAAGTATATTTCGGAGCTCAATATGCTTTTCCAGCACCCGTTGAAAGGTCTACCAAATTATTGTGATAAGATTAACCACAAAAAGTATAGAAAAAAGTTTCTCCAACACTCAACTGAATGTGCAATCAGCTAACTTTTATTAATTAACCTAAAAGAACTGAGGCTCATTACGACGATTTTGGTCCACAGTCAAGAAGTCCAACAAGGCTCTAATTTAGTGGCACGAAAAGCAGGCCGTCATATCGTTTGATAACACTTACAGTCGGTCCAACAATCGGCACCTTAATCTCGGTGGCAGTAAAAAGGCAAATAatgaaccaaccaaccacacaACAACCGGGCAAGATGTTCTGTTCGaggtaaaaatatttcacttcTGGCCCGCCTTCAGTATGCTGCCATAATTACAATCAAAGACGCGAGAGGCAAATTATTTTCTGCTTCCGTCATTAGGCGAACGGTCCCGAAATAATTATCGGCCTCTTGTTTGTGGAAATCggtttttcccaccccccaCGAGAAATCGAGGGAAGCACTCCTTCGACGAATGATAAATAGTTTCCTCGCAAGGCGTCGAGGTATCGGTCCGTTAGATACGTCATATCGCGCCAGGATCGATACTTTCACCCTCCGGTTCGGTTGGAGTTTATCCCGCGTGAGGCTTCAGGAAGTCATCGCTTTGCTCCCGGGGGTGTGAGGGCTGCTCTAATGCCGACTCATCCCGAGAGTGGGATAGCCAGGGATCAGAAATGGTGGCGCCCAAATACGGCGATAACCTCCGGTCTCGGACTAGGGTCAGCGAAATCGATCtctggaggaggaggaggaggaaaaaaagcaacaacgcCAGCGCTCCAGGAGATTTAGCACCGTCAGCCTAACGACCCGATGCGATATACGGATCTACTGGTGAACTTGTGAACGaaatgaacctttttttgttaaccaTACGTTGACCTTCGCAGGTGAGTTGCGTTGTGATAGGTGAGTAACGCAAAACgaacgaagaggaaaaaaaaagcatcatcCCACATCCATGCTCGTGCTTAGCAGTTAGGACAGGGAGCTGGCAGCTGTAACACGATCCCTGGTGGTTTGGAGCAAAGCAAATATGAACCCACCGAAATCCGAGAGCGGGAACTCCCGCGTCCAGAATTGAGCTTTCCGCAAGTCACGCTGGGAATGGGCTAAGGGTGGACACCGTTCGGCACATTGACCCGGTTTCGACCGGAGCTCCGGACACAGCGTTTGGAGCAACAAATTGAGTCCCAACTCGATGACCCAAGGTCCAGGTATTGATTATCCGGCCTAGGAGTTCAGCAGGACGAGGAACCGGACATTAAATTTCCCGTCGACGTCGACTAGAGCCTCAATTGGGTCGTTTGTATTCGGGTTAGCCGCGCACGTCCGCTCGAGGGATTCTGGTCCATGTCCTCCGACACGTGCGGACTTCAGATGATGATGTGTCCCTGTCCGATGGACTCGAATTGTTTCGGGATTTCGGATTCCGAGCTCATCGGTTCGGTCCTCGAGCAACAGCACAATTAAATTGACCATCCTTGAGCTGTTTGAGCTGGTACTCGAACAAAAACCAAGGAATGGCCTCCACCAGGAATTGGatcggcaaaaaaaagggtcaCATAGTTTGTTATTCGGCCTCTGGTACGTGACCAGTTTTTGCTGACTTTTGGGGAGTATGTATGAGTCGATATGTTTTCTACCGGGTTCATCTGGTGTTTGGTGAAACGTGAGATTTTTGGGGAAATTATTCACTACcgagaattttctttttcctcgacTTTTCCACCCTACTAGAGACCAGCTTAGGAAGGCTTTTAGTTACATTTGCTATCCTCATGGAAGTTCTACGCGGAATCCTTTCGGTTGGAATGAAATACgaacataataaattattcacgAAACTCCTCAACAGAACAAACCAATCGAAAGAATGAATGCTTTCAATCGTGCGCTTGTTCCAAAGAAAAAGGTTTTTCCTGCAACACCCTTTGTGCTTTCGAATGTCACAGATGAGTCGTGCGTACGCAGGATATGAAGTGCTAAGACGCATGCTGTGCCGTTTGGCAGACAATTGACATTCATGGTGGAACAATGTTTTCCATCAAGCTCTTCTGTCTTTTATCTTCTTCCCCTTATGGCTCATATTTGATTCCGAAAGCTGACAGATTTCCACGCGTATGGATCGgtgaagaatttatgaaaatcctCCGAACAACAGAAGCGACTTCCGGCTGAGACCGGCTGCCACTGGGAAGTTATTGGATGTTTGGCGTCTAACGAACCATGTGTGGAGCAATGGTGCGTGATGGTATTTGGTATATTAAATTCCTGCACTTAAAGCGTGAGATACAATTCTTACGTGAGTGGTTTTTAGTAGTTTTCAGAAGTGTTTTTCTATAGGGAAATCTTTTTGATTTCTATGAAGttgttttaagaaaaatatttgttgatgAAGAATGAAACATTGCGATTGAAAGAAGGCAATATTTATATTAGAATTAATTGATTTGCGAATGTTAATTCTTAATGACAGCACCTCGTAAACACGATTACCAAACGGGAAAGTGATGAAACTCAAACACGTGCGTCCAAAAGCCACCTCTAACGATCAGATAAAACTTAAAAGTGGCgttcaaacaaacattctcAAGCATAACATATCATAGCGGTGGAACTATTTATTCCCAAAGAGAAACAAGGAAACAAGAAATCCATTCAACCACATGCTGGTTTCATCCGAATGTCAAAACAATAAGCGTTTTTGGGGGTCTTTTCTCGGCCCGCCAACTCTTCGCTCGGCACCCCACGGACActctcccctcccccgccACCTCCTCCTACCTCCACCCAACTATGGTGGGATCGTTTCGCGCCCTTCGGAACGATGCCGGTGGCCTTGAGCCGCGGAACGACGGGCGTGCGCGCACACCAACAATGGGCGCGATAAATTTCTCTCACCTCCTCCCCTCCTATCGGTGGTCGTGCCGACGAATAAAAGCCGCTAAATCATGAGTTTTCAACCGTATACCCACCTTTTCCCCGATCCCTTCCCACAGGACCGGCCTTAAGGCGGTTTGGTTTCGGAATCGTTCCAGAGCAACGCAGTATAGCACGCAATGGCgttaacgaaacgaaacgaaaaaaacaaacgcgttCAGGGACTTCTCTAAGGACGTACgataaatttgtaaaaaaaaggcgGGCAAAtcagggaaaataaaaaaaagggaaaagccaCACGCGTGAAGTGCGTGAATCCCACGCAATCGAAATCGCACCGAAGTGGAggtgaaaagagaaaaaaaccggCAACAAAAAGCCGACTAAATAGAATTGAATCGTAAGGAGTGAAAATGAAGCAGAGGGCTAAGGGAAAAAATGCGTGGAAATCATATAACCTGGCGGACCGAAGACTTTTTAATGTCTAATCAAAAAGCACGAAACGGGAATGATTCATgcatgcacgcacgcacgagcCACACGAAGTCGCGCAACGATCGTAAAACCATTTCGAACacttatacacacacacacacacaacaaagaCCTGGCCCTTAGAAACGCGAGGTCCCACGTCGAGGCCGCGTTCCTTTTTCctggaaaacaaactttttcttccgccaaCAAATGCGAGAAGTTCGTGGCTCTGGTGAGGGGCCCAttgtgggtgggtgggggtgTTCTGGTGGCTCCAAGTGTCACGTTCCGCCCGAGACGGTATGACACTTCCACTGGGTACCTCacgattttccctccccccctcgtTCCCGGCCGTGCCCTTAAAAGGTACCGGTAATGGTTCCACTTTGTATGGTTCCGAAATTGATCCATAAAACCGATggctttttcttcccccttgCAGAGGGGGACTGGAACTTGGGGCGTTGGCCGCTGGTGGTAGAGGGTACAACAAACACCTGCCCACACCCCCAACCCTCCCTGGAACTCGGTACCGAACAATTGCTTCATCATTTATGCGAGGCGTGTGAGGTCTTCCCCTCCTCCCAAACAAAGCGGGAAGAAACGTACCCCTAAGAGCCACCCAACTTATGCATCTTCATGTCAAAACATTCCCTCGCTCCACCACCTGGAGCCTCCCCTTAGAAGCCGCCAAAAGATCTCCAATATTGGGCGGTTggtgttttttcccttttttctgaGGTGGACTTTATTATCACTCCGCGCGAATATGGGAAGGGGGTTGGAGCGGGGGTTTGGCGCGAGGAAATTGCAAATTTTTATGACTTCCTCCCACGGAAAAGCCCACCGCAATgcgacatacacacacatgggcCACCACCGACAGCACAAAACGGCCCTTTTGGGAGGCGTTTCGGAGGTGTTGGCCAATAAACCCATCCTTCCCGCGTGCCCttatgcatgtgtgtgtgtgcccatGACTAATCTGTGTCAAAGCTCGTCCACGGCAAGGTATGCGCCCCGCCACGGGACGAAATGTAATaatcattaaaaattattgtttccCTTGTATGCAGAGCGATCGAGATGggtctttgctttttttttttttgtttcttccgaAACTTCAAGCGAGGGCCCAAAGAGATTGGATGACATCGGAAAATGCCACCCAGTAAACAACACGACGATGGTGGGTTGATTGTTTGATGCAATGTTTGAACAACATAAACGAAGAGAGTGCCGAAACGCCCTGCAGGTGACATAATTTAGAAGGCAACGAGAGTGTTTATGAGATTTcgtaggaaaataaataaacaatacgAGATAATAGGAGGGGAAGacagaatttaaaaattcgacaggaaaataaaaataagtaaataaaataaattatctgtAAACAATGCTAACAAATTGAATAGTTAG from Anopheles coustani chromosome 3, idAnoCousDA_361_x.2, whole genome shotgun sequence harbors:
- the LOC131269479 gene encoding uncharacterized protein LOC131269479, which translates into the protein MFSTLSIALALTLLQCHTVLGDFGIPPVITDALTLQEYANNVVDEVQAIENSSADIPTDGPEPDFNAAGVALKAVFEQIVVLMRPIGQSLGNLAVNDVGPVETLFGDTDTKIGAMLTFIANTLPGLLVPIEPTVSIYVRNELYDMGQTIKGSLGKLRSALNSLRTGVINARTAAASNRGVYTSSIIQNNVKSSLVDAVLKATLDVHANLPSVELSASESARTILTANFFFESATAIASGESINEVWEGELLNDYQLIMDFKAELQALVDSELPLVKSRLGSFATEFSALVDPLDTQYDEVSSVFGDVLTGIDANVLNGYKTLVASANNFINDVVEHFFPPIEPAIKQVSQSLISRGPYGEYCYETFYPKVEVYLSSVEMSVVGCLNTEIDRQKSLREALLEVIYELKFFLEDTNEYLNTCYRVSQFDEQLGNECLEEHTDFSTIIPCTTIKEYATLLELLCKEVDSIRFRLWRCMSRNTAQFPIAASNMLLQLEACRISGQFSPV